Within Romboutsia sp. CE17, the genomic segment TAGCTTATATAGATAAAAATCAATGTGTAGGGTGTGAAGTATGCGCTCAAGTATGTCCTAAAAATGCCATATTAAAGGAGGATATTTAAATGACTAAGAGCATTCTTTTAGTTGGAGTTGGAGGACAGGGGACTATACTTGTAAGTAAGTTGCTTTCAGAAGGTCTAATGATATATGGATATGATGTAAAAACAAGTGAAATACATGGTATGAGTCAAAGGGGAGGTTCAGTTTCTACACATGTGAGATATGGAAAAGAAGTATTTTCTCCTGTTATAGAAAAAGGAAGTGCAGACTTATTAATATCTTTTGAAAAGATGGAAGCAGTTAGATGGCTAAAATATTTGAAACCAGGAGGAAATTTAGTTGTAAATAATTATAGAGTAAGCCCTTTACCAGTATTAATAGGAAAAGATGAGTATCCGGAAAAAGAAATAGATGAAGAATTAAAATCTTTAAATGCAACAATTATTAATGCAATAAATAAAGCTACTGAGTTAGGGGATATAAAAGTAATGAATATAATTTTATTAGGTACAGTTATAAAAATGATGAATTTAGATAATATAGATTGGAAAAGTATCATAAAGAAAAATATAAAAGAAAAATTTATTGATATAAATATAAAAGCATTTAATGAAGGTATGAAATTAGTATAAGAAAAGGGAAGTCATATGATTTATAGAATTTAGCGGGAACTAATATATAAAGCATAATTTATATTATAGAATATTTAGAATGTATAATTATAAATTAAAAATAAGAAGGTGCAAGATAGATTATATAAAATCTTACACCTTCTTATTTTAATTACATGAGAAAGTTTCGCAGCTTTCATTATGAGCATTTATTTTAACAAAGTTTGCATCACATAATTCGGATTTATTAAAGCGACACTTAACTGCCTTACATTCTATATTTAAAGTACTTACTATGTTAGTAGCATTAAGTACATTTTTCATTGATGATTTTGTTTTTGGCTCAAATGATATGCAACGAGTATTACAAGTTGTAGTTGCATTTTTTCCATCAATTCTTATTCCGCCAGCATAACAATCTCCATTACTATTATATGTGCAATTTTCAGCAGCGCATTTTAAATTAGACATAATTACCTCCAAAATAATAAATTTACTATACTTATTATTTGGATTTATAAAAAAAATATTCTAATTTAAAGTGTATTGTTATGTTCTATGAAACATTTGTCACACATAACGGTAACGTCTTTTAATGATTCTCGTCCTAAATTTTTATTTATATGATATACATTGATATTTTCAGATGAATTACAAGTAGAGCATTTATAGTTAGATTCTTTTAAAACTTTTTCTCTGAAAAGTTTCCAATATATAGAATTTAAGTAATCATCATATTTAATTCTTAAGCAAGTCTCTAAAAAAGTCATATATAAGTTATCAAGGTCATTCATATTGAGATTAGTATGTTCTTGTTCAAAGTATTCACAATATTGATTTGGTTTTGGTTTATTATTTGATAAGACACATTTTATATCGTATAAGTAATTTTCGTTAGGTCCCTCAAGAGTAAGATGAGAACAAAAAGAGCATGAGTTTTTAGGTAGGATATCTTCTATATTTTTTAAATTATTGTTCATTAGAACCTCCTTTTTCTTATAAATCTATATTAGAAATATATACTGATAATAATTTCATATTACTATATATATATTAACTTTTGTAAAGGACTATTCTAAATATAATTGCTTGTACATATAGATAATTATTAGAAATTATATTTAAATAAGTTAAAAATGATATTTAGAATAAACTTTAATTTAAGGTGATAAGATGTTATTAGATAATTTAAATAAAACTAGAGATAATATAAATTTACAACTAAAACAGAGGATAAATAATAGCGAAGAATACGATAAAGAAAAAATATTTATAAATAAGATAATTATTACAAATTTTACATATAGAAATATAAAAATGAATAATAAGTTTTTCATTGATTGTAAGTATAAAAATGTGAGATTTATAGATTGCGATTTATCTAAAAGTAAATTTATGGAATGTATTTTTGAGAATGTTAGTTTTGAAAATTGTAACTTTTATAATGGTAGTGAAAATATAGTAGTGTTTGATAATAACATATTTTCAAACTGTACTTTTATAAAGTGTAATTTAAAGAAAGCTATATTTATGAATACGAGTATATTTGATAATAAATATATTTTAAGTGATATGAGAAATATAATTATAAGTATGTCCTATATTGAAAGTATATATTTTAAGGACTGTGATTGCAGTAGTTTTAAAACTATAAATACAGTTATAAAAAAAATAGAGTTTGAAGACAATCATATAACTAAATTTAATGAAGATACATTTATAGATAAGATGGAAATTAATAAATTAGATGAAATGTCTTGTGAAAACTTATTCAGAGTGTATAAGAGTTTAGAAAATAAATTTGAAGGAAATAGATTGTTTAATATTTCTAGAGAATATTATTACTTAGCTAAGTGTGCGGAACGTAAACTTTTAAAAGGAGTAAACAAGATAAAGTCATATGTATTTTGGTTATTATGTGGATATGGAGAAAGACCTATGTATGCATTAATAACATCTTTAGAAATCTTATTATTTTTTACGTTAATTTATATGTTTTCTGGACTTTATGTAGATGGACAAGTAATAAAATATAGTAGTAATTTTATTTTAAATTTGCCTATAGATAATTTATTTAAAGATTTTTTTTATTCCTTGTATTTTAGTATCGTTACTTTTACTGCAGTGGGATATGGAGATATTACGCCTACAGGGACGAGCATAGTTTTTTCAGCAGTTGAAATGATTTTAGGGGTTACAATGGTTGGTATATGGACAGCAACTTTAGCAAGAAAAATAACAAGATAAAATTCTGAAAAAATCTAAATAAAATTAAAAAAATATAAAGATATAACAAAAAGCTATCATTGAAAATAGTTATCAAATAATATAAAATATTAATTAGTAGATAAATAGAGATTACTCATGGAGGAACAAAATGGTTAATATTAAAAAAATTATTTATATAACTATAGGAATGATAGCTTTTTTATTAGGAGCGATAGGTGTAATTTTACCAGTGCTTCCAACAACTCCTTTCTTATTATTAGCATCGTTTTGCTTTGTAAGAGGGTCTAAAAAGTTTGATATATGGTTTAAAAATACAAAGATTTACAAAAAACATTTAGAAAGTTTTGTAGAAGAAAAGGCAATGACTTTAAAACAAAAGGTTACTTTAGTCTTGTTTGCTGATTTTATGATGTTAATACCATTTATTATGGTTGACAATATGTATATGAGAATCACTTTAATATCTGTAGCTTTATTTAAATTATATTATTTTACATTTAAAATTAAAACTATTAAAAGTGAATCAATGACAAATTAAATAAAAGGAGAAAAGAAATGGTAGACAAAAGGTTATTATCTATTTGTAAAGAACCTAAAAAATACATATTTTTAACTGTATTAGCTAACTGGATTTCAGTTATTTGCAATATAGGAATAATATTATTTGTTGGATCAATAATAGATAAGTTATACAACAAAGATTTAAACTTTAATATGGGAGCATACATAGCATATTTAGTAATTTTAATAATAATAAGATTTATTGCTAACTATATGGCAGGTAAGTTCTCACATCACTCTTCTGGAAAAGTTAGAAATATACTAAGAGAGAAAATATATCAAAAATTATTAGACTTAGGAGTGGACTATAACGATGCAATATCAACTTCTTCTACTGTTCAAATAACAGTTGATGGTGTAGAGCAATTAGAAATATATTTTGGAAAATTCTTACCTCAATTATTCTATTCTTTAGTAGGACCATTAACATTATTTGCAGTAATGGCAACAATAAGCTTAAAGGCAGCATTAGTATTATTAGTGTGTATACCACTAATACCAATATCAATAGCATCTGTAATGAAATTTGCCAAAAGACTTTTAAGTAAATATTGGGGAATATACACTAACTTAGGTGATTCATTCTTAGAAAATCTTCAAGGTTTAACTACTTTAAAGATTTTTGATTTAGATGAAGAAAAAAATAAAGAAATGAATGAAGAATCAGAGTTATTTAGAAGAATTACTATGAAGGTTCTTACTATGCAACTAAGTTCTATAAGTATAATGGATTTAATAGCTTTTGGTGGAGCTGGAATTGGTATACTAATAGCTGTAAATGAATTATCAATGGGAACTGTAAGTGTAGGTGGAGCAGTTATAATAATATTACTTTCTTCAGAATTCTTTATACCACTAAGACTTTTAGGTTCATTCTTCCATGTTGCTACTAATGGTATGGCAGCAGCTGATAAAATGTTTAAGTTATTAGATACAAAAATTGAAGAAGAACCAACTTTATCTAAGAGGGATATAGATAAGTTAAGTGATATATCTATAAATGTTAACAATGTTAACTTTAGTTATGATAAAGAAAGACAAATACTTAAAAATGTTAATGTAGAAATAAAAAATAAATCTATGGTAGCCTTAGTTGGTGAAAGTGGATGTGGTAAAAGTACTATAACAAATCTACTATTAAAACTTAAAAAGGTAGATAGTGGAGAAGTAACTTTAAATGGAATAAATATAAATGATATACCATTTGATGTTCTTAGAGAAAAAGTAAGCTTTATAAGTCATAACTCTTATATATTCAATGATACAATAGAAGCAAACTTAAGAATGGCTAAAAAAGATGCAAGTGAGAGAGAATTACACGATGCATTAAAGAGTGCTAATTTATATGACTTTGTAATGAATCTTGATAACAAACTTCAAACAAATGTTGGAGAAGGTGGATCTTTATTATCAGGTGGACAAAAGCAAAGATTAGCTTTAGCTAGAATGATACTTACTAATCCTGAAGTTTATATATTTGATGAAGCAACATCAAATATAGATGTTGAAAGTGAAGATAGTATACTAAAAACAATATATGATTTATCAAAAGAAAAAACTGTTGTAGTAATATCACATAGATTAGCAAATATAGAAAATGCAGATGTAATATATGTATTAGATAAAGGTCAAATAGCAGAATTCGGGAAGCATAATGAGCTTATGAATAATAAGTCTACTTACTACAACCTATATACAAAGCAAAGTAGTTTAGAAGATGTATATGAAGAAGATATAAATGACGTAGACTTGGAGGTGGCTATAAGTGAATAATGAAGAAAAAAGAATGTCTGGAATAAAAATAATGGCAAGATTAATAAAAATACTAAAGCCACTTGCTCCAATAATGATGATAACAATAACTTTTGGAGTTTTAGGATTTTTAGCAGCAACTGCTGTAACTACATTTGGGGCAGTTGCAATAGGAGATATATTAGGAATAGATATGTATTTTAGTTTAAGTGATACAGTTAAACTAATAATAGCTTGTGCAATACTTAGAGGTATATTAAGATCAGTTGAGCAATATTCAGGTCATTATATAGCATTTAGAATACTTGCAATATTAAGAGACATAGTTTTTAAAGCTTTAAGAAAATTAGCACCGGCAAAGTTAGAAACTAAAGAAAAAGGAAATCTTATATCAGTTATAACTAGCGATATAGAGTTACTTGAAGTATTTTATGCACATACAATAGCTCCAATAGCTATAGCAATATTAACTTCATCTATAACAGCAGCTATACTATACTTTATAAATCCATATTTTGGATTAATAGGAGTAGTATTCTACCTAATTATAGGATGCGCTATACCTGTTATGTCGTCAAAATTTGCTAATCAAGCAGGTCTTGAGTATAGAAATGAATTTGGTAGAACTAATAGTTTCTTATTAGATTCATTAAAAGGTATAAAAGAAGTTTTATTATTTAATGTAGGTGAAGAACGTATTCAAGCTATAAATGAAAATAGTGAAAAATTAAATGATAAAATGGCAGTTATAAAAGAGCATGAAGGTATAATAAGAGCATTTACTGATGTGACTATAATGG encodes:
- a CDS encoding DUF1540 domain-containing protein, giving the protein MSNLKCAAENCTYNSNGDCYAGGIRIDGKNATTTCNTRCISFEPKTKSSMKNVLNATNIVSTLNIECKAVKCRFNKSELCDANFVKINAHNESCETFSCN
- a CDS encoding YbaN family protein, which encodes MVNIKKIIYITIGMIAFLLGAIGVILPVLPTTPFLLLASFCFVRGSKKFDIWFKNTKIYKKHLESFVEEKAMTLKQKVTLVLFADFMMLIPFIMVDNMYMRITLISVALFKLYYFTFKIKTIKSESMTN
- a CDS encoding ABC transporter ATP-binding protein/permease; the encoded protein is MVDKRLLSICKEPKKYIFLTVLANWISVICNIGIILFVGSIIDKLYNKDLNFNMGAYIAYLVILIIIRFIANYMAGKFSHHSSGKVRNILREKIYQKLLDLGVDYNDAISTSSTVQITVDGVEQLEIYFGKFLPQLFYSLVGPLTLFAVMATISLKAALVLLVCIPLIPISIASVMKFAKRLLSKYWGIYTNLGDSFLENLQGLTTLKIFDLDEEKNKEMNEESELFRRITMKVLTMQLSSISIMDLIAFGGAGIGILIAVNELSMGTVSVGGAVIIILLSSEFFIPLRLLGSFFHVATNGMAAADKMFKLLDTKIEEEPTLSKRDIDKLSDISINVNNVNFSYDKERQILKNVNVEIKNKSMVALVGESGCGKSTITNLLLKLKKVDSGEVTLNGININDIPFDVLREKVSFISHNSYIFNDTIEANLRMAKKDASERELHDALKSANLYDFVMNLDNKLQTNVGEGGSLLSGGQKQRLALARMILTNPEVYIFDEATSNIDVESEDSILKTIYDLSKEKTVVVISHRLANIENADVIYVLDKGQIAEFGKHNELMNNKSTYYNLYTKQSSLEDVYEEDINDVDLEVAISE
- a CDS encoding ion channel — translated: MLLDNLNKTRDNINLQLKQRINNSEEYDKEKIFINKIIITNFTYRNIKMNNKFFIDCKYKNVRFIDCDLSKSKFMECIFENVSFENCNFYNGSENIVVFDNNIFSNCTFIKCNLKKAIFMNTSIFDNKYILSDMRNIIISMSYIESIYFKDCDCSSFKTINTVIKKIEFEDNHITKFNEDTFIDKMEINKLDEMSCENLFRVYKSLENKFEGNRLFNISREYYYLAKCAERKLLKGVNKIKSYVFWLLCGYGERPMYALITSLEILLFFTLIYMFSGLYVDGQVIKYSSNFILNLPIDNLFKDFFYSLYFSIVTFTAVGYGDITPTGTSIVFSAVEMILGVTMVGIWTATLARKITR
- a CDS encoding indolepyruvate oxidoreductase subunit beta, producing MTKSILLVGVGGQGTILVSKLLSEGLMIYGYDVKTSEIHGMSQRGGSVSTHVRYGKEVFSPVIEKGSADLLISFEKMEAVRWLKYLKPGGNLVVNNYRVSPLPVLIGKDEYPEKEIDEELKSLNATIINAINKATELGDIKVMNIILLGTVIKMMNLDNIDWKSIIKKNIKEKFIDINIKAFNEGMKLV